In the genome of Aedes aegypti strain LVP_AGWG chromosome 2, AaegL5.0 Primary Assembly, whole genome shotgun sequence, the window agtttcgatattttCAATACATAATATGAATTGGAAGCTTGCATTTAACATATTTGTTGTATAAATAGGACTTtccacatattttttattgtcattttctcttaggctggccaaaaccggtgcttttaccctatagaAAAGTCATagcttacttgatacttgatgggctacaattcgctacgatgaatctgcgccgaatggatgagtcttgtCCACTGGACTCGGTTCTGGCCCAATCGCTttcagtcgccctgaacgttaattGCCTTTAAGttctcctcaactgcaaaaagccatcgttcgcgcggcctaccacgaagtcggcggcctcgttcgggttctctgttgaatattatctttgcttgtcgttcttccggcatacgggcaacgtgaccagcccaattatgtgcttgacaatatccacctctttatacacttggaacaactcgtgattcatgcgacgccaccagatgccgttttctagtttaccgccgagtattgttcgcagcactttacgttcaaacaccccgaaagctctccgatcgatttccttcaatgtccatgattcatgacCATATAGGACAaacggaaggatcagtgtcttgtataacaggagttttgttttcgtttgcaggctacggaacttcagctggttacggagcccgtagaaagctcgactcgcagctgcaatacgtcttttcaccttgcgggtaacatcattatcgcatgtcactagtgttccaagttacacaaattcttccaccacttcaaacttttcaccacctagcactattccgctaccactaacacgtccggacccacgttgaccaccagcagATTCAGTCTTCGTCGCTTGAGCTGTTTGCCTCGCTTACCACAGTCGGAGTGTTTTGTCTGAAAATACGTTTTATTTTGTGTATATTATTTGTTTAATGTTATGTAGTGTATTGCATTCGGAAACGCTAATTTCACTGCACAAGAAAACATCTTCCTGAGTCTACGAACGTGCATTTATTGCCGATTTATTTCATTGCGGGAACGAAATTATATTCATCACCATCGTTTCGACTCTACTTGCATCCAACACAGTTGTTATTCCCGATTGCTACACGACGCCATCAATACGTATACTTCTCGTCGATAACAGTTGGTGACGTAATGGATAGCTGCAATGCATGCAAAGCCGAAATCCGTCCAGAAGATATCGTTGTTTCATGTGACATGTTATGTGAAAGTCGGCACTGCTTTCATGCTAAGTGTGTGGGTCTAACGTACGACGAAGGTTGTGCGTGCTTACATCGCAACATTTTTTGGATGTGTGACTCCTGCAGGAACTTCATCGAAACCGGTCGATTCCGAACTTCGGTAAAGGATGAGGAAAATGTCGAATATGCGACGAGAAATGAGCTCAACTGGCTCAACTCTTTGAAATCCGAGGTGGAACGAATTAGTAGAATAATGTCCCAAACTGAAAAGAACTGCGAGACTGTAATTGATACATCCGCTTCATCTAGTCAACGACATCATAACTACATCACTAAACATTCTACTCCTGTTACTTCAAGTTTGATGCATGAAAACGACCTGGCTGCCAATATTATGAACGATTCAATAGATCTGTACGTATCGAACATTGCAACCGACGTGACCGAAAATGAACTGAAGATGATGGTATGTGAGTCCATTGGAGCGGAAAATGTGTTGCATGTAAAATGTTTGGTAGCTTCGTGGATGAACGTCTCAACACTGAACTATGTATCTTTCAAAGTTTCCGTCGATGCACGATTCCGTGATGCTGCCCTGAGGAGATCTAGTTGGCCAAACGGAGTAAGATGCCGTGAGTTTCATGAACACGCAAACGTTGTATGGCGACCAAATCGAACAACATAATTCTATTTTGATTTATCTAAACCGTTCTTTTAAATTTGCATCTCTTTATATGTAACTTTGCTGATATGCAATGTATTTTAGTTAAGAATTATATCATACTACTAGCAATCTGTACGACTTAGTCGAAGATGaagtataaataaataaactatcatgtacttcgtttttgggctcttgaaaggcacgaacgcctcttccactgcccgacggtcaatcccgatgatgtcgatatcgtccgcaaagccaaggagcctATGGGatcgtgtgataatggtaccgcttctctgcacaccggctctcctgatagcaccttcgagcgctatgttaaacagcaagttagaaagagcgtcaccctgtttcaatccatctaaggttacgaacgatgacaaaatctcgtccaccacctgcACACtagatttcgatccatcaagcgttgcacgaatcagtctaatcagcttcgtcggaaagccatgctcggacataatttgccacaactcgtttctcttcagatgatgagtctgcaagttgtactcccggaatttatctaggatttgaccagggtaaacatttgatccgtcgttgatcggcccttgTATGTAAAATTAAGTAATAGATAAAGCTAcgtccacagacaaacagacgtcacactcccatcgttgtccatcgactacctttttaacggttgattcgaaaatatggtaggtggccaatccgccacccgcagcgttcacatcgtttttgttcgtgtttgacgtttgctcactaccgccatctgttggcgcgtcggccaaacacaccgattttagtattgggcgtacatgtcctcgtgactatgaattCGATCGAgttttgttctaagtgttacgtctgtttgtctgtgctacgTCTTTGTATCAGTGGAATTGTGTTCTGTTGATATGAAAAGACGGGTCGGGTTTTGTGCCTATTTGAGAAAGAGGTTCAAATTGTTGGTCGCTACTCAAACGGGTTTTCCCTACtcctaaaaaataaataatcagttaggctgaggaccactgcaATAGAGGATCTCGAGTAATTTCGTGTAAAATGCAATTTAACTCTCATGAAATTACTAATTTGtaatgtaaaatgtaaaatgtaattGAGTTAGTTACAGACTCGATCCTGAGTAATTAgtttcaaaaagaaaaaaaaaactgtagatAGTTTTTTATGGATTCAATTTaagttttctttttaaatttatttttatttatgtgtACAAGATCCCCATTATCTCCTATGTTTCATGATTTGAATATTGTatcatctacaaaaaaaaataaacaattcagtTCATAATAAATTGAATTCAGAGATGTCTGTTCATCAAATTATCTAACAAATCgtttttaggggaattggggcaaatATAGTCATAAAACTCTATGCTCTCATTACCTCCTATCAATGAGGCAAACAACAATCGATCATTTTTAGATCGATATCGTGTACCCAAACTTTCGCATatcttttggaaatgtttgcaaACAGTTTACACAGTTTTacacaaaacaacatgaaaatcaagtttgtctaaggaatcggggcaaaacgggcactAAAGCTTATTCCATTGCTGCCCCACGTACATGAAGctatcaccaatcgattcctgtGAAAATAacctttcgaatgagctataaaacttattaacctcaaccactgcgacgccgcacaacaactgttgtggcagttgACAACGGAAACAAAGAACGACGTTGCGATAATTGCAGAACCGTATCCAAGTAATGGGTCGATTCcctatccaagaagtagtcgaacACTCATACGAGGGTTTCGTGATCGTTAAAATTAATGGAATCTTCGTGTGCAGCtgttgatgctccaaatatggaTACAGGAGAGCCGACAGAAGGGTTGGCGAGAGCgtgtgacgcaactatgccgATAAAATTGGAGACAAGGAATCAGCGGCGTCCTacatactggtggaacgacaaAATCAGCACCCTCCGTGCAGCCTGCTtaagagccagaagacgcgtgcagAGAGCTAGATCAGAAGCCAACATGAAAGATCGTAAGGTGACCTACCGGCTGGCCATCGTGTGTGCGGAGAAAGCCTCCAAGAATGAGTAACGACAGAcgttaagaacgcgttcaacagtgccagttgggacgCTTTCGCCGCTgccctacacagaatgcggATTCTcgaatatctgtgtaaagttctgcaaagctactttcagaaccgggtaATGGTTTACGACAaaaaccagggacggatgtcatTGTAAgtaacggcgggagttccacagggatccatacttggtccaacactgtggaatatgatgtacgatggagtgctaatCTTGACACTGCCGAATGAAGTAGGGATGGTCGGGTTTGCAAACGACGTCGTTCCTGCAATAACTGGGGATACTGCGGAGGAGAAGGAGtgctgacggcggaatcgctagacaacattgaatcgtggatgacttGGGTCAAGTCGCAGTTGGCTTATCACAAAACGAAGGTCGGCAACTGCAAAGCAGTTCAGCAGTTtgagatcaacgtcggaggacacGCAATCTTATCGAAGCACTCTCTAAAGCACCTTGAAGTAATGGTCGATGACAGGCCAAACTTgaacagccacgtagactatgcctgcgaaaaggcagcgaaagcagctaacactgtagctaggatcatgcccaacattagAGGACCAAAAAGCAGTACGAAGCATTTTCTGGCGACCGTAGCATCGTTCATATTGAGATACGGAGTCCCGGCTTGGCTGCAGCGCGTTGCAGCGTTGTGAACCAAACGTAACCGAGAGAACCTTGCAGGTACGTTGtggctcatggctatacgggtagcgagtgcctaccgcactatatcgtcggaggcagtgtgcgttatcgccggaattatcccatctgcatcactcagGCTAAGGACATAGCATGCTACCAGCAAAGGCGTAcaaggaatgtgaggaataccatcagAACTAAACGTTTATACGTGATACTTTGAACATATATATCGAAGCATCGTTTgatgcaaaaggtgatttcgtacATCTACATGACCATAGAAGAATCAAAAGGTGAAGTATACAACAATTAGGACATCAGTATAACAAACCCAATGATATTCAATTGTCGATGTATTGATTAGATACCAAATCTTTTCCCGAAAATATTGTTACAATCACAGTTACGTTTTATGTAACCAGCCTGAGGAGTCGAGCGCTTGTTTCAGTTTACCGTATCAGGAGGCTTCTTGCCAATAATTTTCTAGCAAGGAGTCGTGGTGGTACAAGGATCTGTGGTAGTAGTAGTGCAAGGCTCAGTGGTAGTTGTGGTCGTGCAAGGCTCAGTGGTAGTGGTTGTAGGGCACGGTGTAGTGGTAGGTTCAGGAGTGGTCGTAGTGCATGGAGTAGTGGTAGGTTCAGGAGTTGTAGTTGTGCACGGAGTCGTTGTTGGCGCAGGAGTGGTAGTGGTGCACGGAGTAGTGGTAGGTTCAGGAGTTGTAGTTGTGCACGGAGTCGTTGTTGGCGCAGGAGTGGTAGTGGTGCATGGAGTAGTGGTTGGTTCCGGAGTCGTAGTAGTGCACGGTGGTGGAGTGGTCGTGCATGGGGCTGGAGTGCTAGGGGCGCATGGACAATTTTCAGGAAGAACACAGGATCCATCAGCGCTGCGAACGTATCCCTCCATACAGAAGCATCCAGCCACGCAGACTGGAGCGCAGGTTCCTCCGGATGGGTTGTCGCATGTCTTGGGACAGTTCGTTCCACACAGTTGGTACTCCTCGAACGGCTTGGTGCACTCTGTAATGTCGAAGCAAAAAGTTCAAGATACGGATGACCTATCAGAAAATTCAAACTTACGGCAATTCAGGCATTGTGGGGCACCGATCACCCAGTTGACGCAAACTGAGGCGACGATGATGGCAATGGCAGCGAATTTCATCTTGGCTTGATTGGATTGGAACTGTACCGGAGTGCACTGATGACTTGACTCACCTTGGGTATAGTTTTTATTCAAATCGCAAACCAGGAACTGACCAACGCCAACCCGGCAAACGTGTGTTTTAGCTCTGCAGTCGATTCCACTCCACGAGCTTTTGGTGATAACGGGCGCTGCGTGAAACTATTCCCCCTAGCACGCATGCGATTCATTCATGAAATAGTGGGGCTTTGTCAATTACTTAGGTTCTCACTCGAACAATGTTATGAATGCTGAAGTTGTTTCAATTAACATTGTTATACAGATCATGCGATGtgaactgttttattttttcaaactcgAATCTGATGTCATTTGTGCTAAGTGACTAGTGGACTGATTTCGATTGTCAATTACTCAATTTTGTATTCGTATTAGACACtgatattgatttttcattggcaCATATAAAGAGGTGGGCTAGGGACATATAGAAAAAAGCCTTTCTCTAGAAACTCACGAGAAAAGAATGAGCTTTGCTCAAGGGATTTTTTGATCGAATAGtaacaaattttgggagaacaaTGCGCTTCCACCCTCTCAAAAGTTTTACAGATAAGTGAAGTATCATATATCAGTCTCAATAATTTAGTTCAATGatcacgtttttttttcaaatgtcatGAAACGTGTTTCTAACAGATCATTGAGTAGACGTTTGATTGAAACACATTCACAGAGTGATTACtatagtgaaacctccatgagtcgttgctttatgactcgatatcggctcaaggaaccatactaaaagcaaaatttcatggttactatgatggtcccctcataCAGATTTCctaagcatttctgttccatgacttgatatttccatgagtcgaaggtcccttcagatatcgactcataaaGGTTTGACTGTAATTCTTATCACTAACCCTGTTTTGAACTGATAATAATACGACAGAGTTCGAAGATATGGCATCTATATCAAAGATAACTGTTCATGATAAGATTTCATTGAGataatattgtgtatttcttccactaatggactgcgaagtgcggcctcataagtgtgaataaaagtgcgggattgtaTTGAATcttgttggtgtcttcggaccacttattctttgatttacgaagaataagtcccccgaagacacctacccgatttgatacaattgcgcacttttgttggtgtttccgcacttgtaaaaacttctgcgatagatAGTGGTGAAATAAATGCGCAATATATTACATCCCATGTATTTTTAGGGCATACGCTATGTCTGAATcagcagattataaaaaatCCAACAGCATGGCATATAAAATATAAGCTAAAATTATCATGTCATGGtagtttttgtattaaaatgaatacaaaacaaaaatgtgtgTCTTCATGTTTATTGTTTAATCTGACTCGGTTTTTATGACAAAAGCTTTTTAAATGCCAACGATGTGATGAGATTCTTTACAGGCCTTGTTTCCAACATTTGCCAATGTTTAATGATgcaagagctttctttgccaaatttgccattttcgcattcgtatatcgtgtggcaggtacgatgatactctatgcccagggaagtcaaggaaatttccattacgaaaagatcctggaccgaccgggaatcgaacccagacacattcagcagggctttgctttgtagccgcggactctaaccactcagctaaggaaggccccattttTAACCTTCATATTagttcattttactaaaaacctatgagctagtattgatttAAGTTGTCTGTAATCAAAAGCACAAACTTCTTCCTCGAAATACTCTTATAGatctctttattttttttttttattaaactttaacaaaaaaagcaATTTAAACCCATAAAGTGCAAATGCTCCCAAAGCCTTGACCCTggataaatattttattgtggcCATGACAAACATCTTCTCCAAAACCACCTCCATTCTCTAATACCGAACAACAACAAAACAATGGTTTTGTCAGAGATAcctccaggaagaacttttgttcgctTCCAGATTTTCTGGATCGGTTCCGATAGGGCTCTacaaataccttcagcaatttgttcaggaattttgccgggagttcctcctaggattcctccatgtattattccaggattttttgcaGGGATATTTCTATAGCGATTTCGCCAGGAGTTTCTGCCAAAATGgctccagtgattccttcatagattcctccaaTAAAATCTTTACTaaaatttccccaggaatttctcccagGATTCATCGgaaaacttttccaggaattattggagAGATTATGGACTCCTTCAGATATCCTTTCAcagattcttcaagcgatttctcctgatattcctccaaaaattcttccagaaatacttCTAAGGATTTCTCTATGAAAATCAATATAGAGATTTTTGCATAGATGTCTTCAAGGGGGGCTCGGGTCAGATTTTTTGAGGGGGCCCTTAGAATAAAATGGGCGGGAAATGCTAAGCATATGAAAGTTTGGTATTATGAattaaaattaccgaaaaacatcaaaaatgtaaTATTACTCGAATTTGACTATATCCACGTTTCTTCGTATATGTATCAAATACTTGAAAAGTTGAACATAATAGAAGATGAGATTGAATTTTGCATGAATCGttctaaatcaaattaaaaatgttctAGTTGAAATCTATACTATATGATTAGACTTGGATAACAATAGGAAAGATTGCGTTGCTTGAATTAAATATTCAACTAGTCTTTCGGGAAAGGAGCAATTGATTCACTCTCAGTCAActaacaacttccagaattagctatatgagCCTTCCCCAGGGCTCATGTCTCAGTTCTTTGcttaataattttaatattccAGATAATAACAGAAGTTTGCAGTAAAAACAGTAAAAATCGCAATGTTTGTTAAAATTCTGTGCATTTGGGTCAACACACTAGTAAATTCTAAGCATTCAGTAAAATTGGAATATCTAAACAatcatgaaaataataatacaaaaatataaaaatctcaGTACAGTACAATATGTAAATTTCGAATTTGCGGTAGAATTTCTAATGTGTTTGATGGAATAGTAGTTCCTGTACACTGATTGTAAAATCCAGAAAATGTATGAATTGCCGATTATCATCGTCTTTTCAAGATCATTTCAGGACATAGAGCACTGCAATTTGGACAGTATCTTTCCAGAAAGCTGTGACAGTTTTCTGTACATTAAAAGTTTAAACATTTTTGATAGTATTGATGGTTTTTATTAGCAAATAGAAGGAATTGCaactgaaaaatttaaattaaaatcgaACGATTTTATTACTAAGTAAAAAGTAGCAACTCTTATCTTATGTCTGTTAGAAACTATATCAGATTTCTATTtcaaatgtattattttttcacTTCTCGGGAGGGGGCTTGATCGGgaggcccggggcatttgccccccaTGGCATCCCTCAAAATCCGGACCTGACTAcgaaaatttctcaaaggattacttcagatatttctccagatattcttcAGGTgatcctctagagattcctctaggaattattcatgagattttctccagagatcactccagaaattcttccggaaattccaccgaaaattcatctagggattctacaagcctacaagaaataacttcataaattattaaagagattgctcaagactttccttcagggattctcccAGGAAAATCGCAACATGAATTATTCGTATgttggaaatttctccagagattcgttctgagcctctgaaaaatccttccacattttctctgagaattcctccataaatttatACAAACATTCCTTTACGGATTTCATCAAAGGAATAAGAAGTCCTCCAGGGTTTATAACGTAATATTTTTGgaggttcctccagaaattcctttcctgaagaagttttttgagaaatccctaGATAAGTTCAAGAAGTAAACTCTAGAGGAACCtcttgaaatttcaattttaaaaatctaaataaaaatttttaaaaatctagAGTAATCTTCCCGGTTCATGGAataatctggagaaattctagcaGGTGCCTATGGAGGGATTCCAGActaaatctctaaaagaatttccgaagaaattcctggaatataaaatatgcttttcggctacgcaataaggagtgtatcgaaaagtagtcgcaaacattcaaaacagtctcaaaaatatttggttgaacccataaacaattttttgatcagaaatactttgcaatgtatttaaaaattatgatattgttTCAATCAAGTGGtattttgtatgataatttttcaaattactaaCAAATGACGATGAAAAACATGCAagcctctgaaaaaaaaatgatttgtttaaatatgtgttaaattttatgaaaaatggtttTCGTTTATTTCTTCAGagtgtaaaaaatatattgaaaaatacattaacaagcatttgagagtaaatgcaaaaatcaaaagaagtcgatttttaaggccctcgtttttttattttttttttctctacacgttaatggtaatatcgaacgattAGGACgaacaaaacatgtttttttattggaaatgttccattgcatatttatgaagtaacgtaagcaaaaaTTGGTACTCTATATAATTtccgctgtatatgacagagattcaaaagttgattatacaaaattgactttctaaaaccaaccttattccaataattgagctttcttagagcaatattttattttattttttaaatccgTTTTACGAGTTGTATGAAGTATTGTCGAAGCTTGGGTCCATCGcgagggaccgtcgtaatagagaaatgtcgttatagagaatagataTAACATCAACATgattttcaagggaccgaaaaatgtcgctataaagaggttttgtcgctataaaaattgtcgttataacgagcttctacTGTAAATATATGTTTCGATTGAATGAGCATTTCATCCTAGtttgtttgatataaattttattcaaacaaatcatcgaatcttcagaagtcacttaaaaaatgtaattttgtgcaagattttattttctataCTTTATAGACCTTGTTGTATTCatattaagactgcatattattcaatattttttgcttCCATTCTTGATaacatgatgaagatttgcgtgaaaaaagcttttaaaaagataaactatgctctgagatataccgttttgagtGTTTGCGAGAACTTTTCGATACACCGCTTATTAATTATATGAATGGAATGGAAGAGATTTTGCTGgttgaatccctagagaaattttgagaaaacccTCAGTGAAgatttttcttaagaaatacCTGGAATTATCCTTGGAAGGatccatgaagaaatttctgtggaaatcccaggagaaatctctggaggaatccatgaagagattttccaagaGGAATCAATTTAGAGATTttattggaagattttttgtagaCGTTTTCCTAATGTagtctttaaaaaaattgttaggaaaatttctgaagaaaatattGCACGAACTCTTgggaaaatctccggaaaaattccagaaggaGCTCTTGGATGAATCCCTTAATGGTTTTTTGAGTCCTAGAACGAATCTTTCGATAAATCTCTGGGAAATCCCTGTAGGATTATCTGGCGAGATCCTTCGAGTAAGTCATGTAGCAATTTTCCTGGTGGtaactctgggagaattcctggatgataTTCTTGTGAAATCCTTTGAGGAAATTGTGACTTGtagaatacttggaggaatccctgatgaaatctctgaagaaattcctggtaaaatccttGGAGCGAGTTGTGGAAGAATCCGTGCaaaaaatcttcggaataaCGAATCTCGAGACGACTACTTGTAGATATATTATTGTATGTATCCTTGGAAGAATCTTCGAAGAAGTCATCagagaaatatcttgagtaatccttgaagagattgtCCTTGTGTAACTCCCTCGAACTATTTCAGGAGAATGTCTTGAACATATCTCTGCAACAATATTAATAGGGATTTCcttaaaggaatccttggaaaagtcTCTGAAAgtttttctagaggaatttcagaaggaatcccaggaaaaatcgcttaaaaaatccctggagaatccgGAGTatccttggagagattcctgggATAATCCCAGTAAAggaaatctatgaaggaatcactggagacattcctgcaggaactaaTAGCGAAATCTCGAAAGAAAAGAATTCCTGTAGCAATATCCCTGCGAAAATTCTGAGAATAATAATTGaaagaattcatggaagaattgctgaaggtattcctggagacCTATATTGTTCTAAAATGTCTCTtggcgaacaaaagttcttcctggaaaaaaattgtggcaatccctggagaaatcgctgtagggattgcggtagagattatcttgggggaatttcttgtaaaatctctgaaggaatctcttggagcaatctctggaagagtctctgaagatatttcaagacgactttttgaagaaatttccggaggtTTTCCTGAAGGACTCCATTCAAACTGATCCCAAAATTTCGATTGCGGTCAAAGTTATAATTCTTCCGCGATAAAGTGTCGTTTGACTCTTAGATAAATAATGACTTGTCGATTGATGCcgatttcttatattttttttttctaatttgccCGTAACGGAAGTATTATTCGAGTCTGATGATTTTATGTTTagaaggcccatatagccgtagcgatagACGCTCAGCTTTTCAGCAGACCTAGCTTAGGGGTATGGGTTCGAATcgcaccggtcaaggatctttttggattggaaatgttctcgacttcccagaacAAGGAGTATTTTCATACATGCCACAtgatatagagtaaagtggggcaaaagttcgagtggggcaagagtttctttttaagatttctagctcaaatcaaatcaaaacttagaaatgtcatggtggttcgaatgctattcaagtaagagactttcactcccaatatcataaaaatcgattgagatttggaaaagttatggctatttgttgtttttcgacgtaaatattgtaatatttggtcaaactttcgatgcatggaaccaaatgaagataaaatatttttgaattttttatgtaagggcgtttctaggactatcataaggatgctttgacgtgtattagtttttccataaatagttggaatcaatttttggcccatagcggggcgaaagttcgaatctgcggggcaaaagttcgacccatgtataaacccacggaaaatttttcaaatttcctgaaatctacatattatcttcaaatttagcgaaatttgcttgatcgtgcgaaaaatgtcacaaaaattttacattttcacttagttttgcgaaaaactgctattttttgggtgtattagaataaagtggggcaaaagttcgagtggggcaagagtttctttttaaaatttctagctcaaatcaaatcaaaacttagaaatgtcatggtggttcgaatgctattcaagtaagagactttcactccaaatattataaaaatcgattgagatttggaaaagtatggctattttttgtttttcgacgtaaatattgtaatatttagtcaaactttcgatgcatagaaccaaatgaagataaaatatttttcagtattttatgtaagggcgtttctaggcctatcataaggatgctttgacgtgtattagtttttccacaaatagttggaatcaatttttggcccatagcggggcaaaagttcgaatctgcggggcaaaagttcgacccatgtataaacccacggacaatttttcaaatctccttaaatctacatattatcttcaaatttagcgaaatttgcctgatcgtgcgaaaaatgtcacaaaaattttacattttcacttagttttgcgaaaaactgctattttttggatgtattacaattaaccctgttttgggcattttttgatgaacatttagtgtgtatttttcg includes:
- the LOC110675312 gene encoding integumentary mucin C.1-like, translating into MKFAAIAIIVASVCVNWVIGAPQCLNCQCTKPFEEYQLCGTNCPKTCDNPSGGTCAPVCVAGCFCMEGYVRSADGSCVLPENCPCAPSTPAPCTTTPPPCTTTTPEPTTTPCTTTTPAPTTTPCTTTTPEPTTTPCTTTTPAPTTTPCTTTTPEPTTTPCTTTTPEPTTTPCPTTTTTEPCTTTTTTEPCTTTTTDPCTTTTPC